One Streptomyces sp. NBC_00102 DNA segment encodes these proteins:
- the fabI gene encoding enoyl-ACP reductase FabI, with translation MSGILDGKRILITGVLMESSIAFHTAKVAQEQGAEIILTAFPRPTLTERIAKKLPKPAKVLELDVTNAEHLDRLAGLVRDELGTLDGVVHSIGFAPQDALGGNFLNTPFESVATAMHVSAFSLKSLAMACKPLMAEGGSIVGLTFDAQFAWPQYDWMGPAKAALEATSRYLARDLGADNIRCNLISAGPLGSMAAKSIPGFGDLAKVWDTRSPLAWDMADPEPAGRGVVALLSDFFPKTTGEIIHVDGGVHMIGA, from the coding sequence ATGAGCGGAATTCTCGACGGCAAGCGCATCCTCATCACCGGGGTGCTGATGGAGTCGTCCATCGCGTTCCACACCGCGAAGGTGGCCCAGGAGCAGGGCGCGGAGATCATCCTCACCGCCTTCCCCCGCCCCACCCTGACCGAGCGCATCGCCAAGAAGCTCCCCAAGCCCGCGAAGGTCCTGGAGCTCGACGTCACCAACGCCGAGCACCTCGACCGCCTCGCCGGCCTGGTCCGCGACGAGCTCGGCACGCTCGACGGCGTCGTCCACTCCATCGGCTTCGCGCCGCAGGACGCCCTCGGCGGCAACTTCCTGAACACCCCGTTCGAGTCGGTCGCCACCGCGATGCACGTCTCGGCGTTCTCGCTGAAGTCGCTCGCGATGGCCTGCAAGCCGCTGATGGCGGAGGGCGGCTCGATCGTCGGTCTCACCTTCGACGCGCAGTTCGCGTGGCCGCAGTACGACTGGATGGGCCCGGCGAAGGCCGCGCTGGAGGCCACCTCCCGCTACCTCGCCCGTGACCTGGGCGCGGACAACATCCGCTGCAACCTGATCTCCGCCGGACCGCTCGGCTCCATGGCCGCCAAGTCCATCCCGGGCTTCGGCGACCTCGCGAAGGTGTGGGACACCCGCTCCCCGCTGGCCTGGGACATGGCCGACCCGGAGCCGGCCGGCCGCGGTGTGGTCGCGCTGCTCTCGGACTTCTTCCCGAAGACCACGGGCGAGATCATCCACGTCGACGGTGGCGTGCACATGATCGGCGCCTGA
- the fabG gene encoding 3-oxoacyl-[acyl-carrier-protein] reductase — MSRSVLVTGGNRGIGLAIARAFVDNGDKVAITYRSGEPPRELTEAGVLAVRCDITDAEQVEQAYKEIEEKQGSVEVLVANAGITKDQLLMRMSEEDFTSVVDTNLTGTFRVVKRANRAMLRAKKGRVVLISSVVGLLGSAGQANYAASKAGLVGFARSLARELGSRNITFNVVAPGFVDTDMTQVLTEEQRKGIVAQVPLGRYARPEEVASAVRFLASDDASYITGAVIPVDGGLGMGH; from the coding sequence TTGAGCCGCTCGGTTCTCGTCACCGGAGGAAACCGGGGCATCGGCCTCGCCATCGCCCGCGCCTTCGTCGACAACGGCGACAAGGTGGCGATCACGTACCGCTCCGGCGAGCCGCCGCGGGAGCTCACCGAGGCGGGTGTGCTCGCGGTCCGCTGCGACATCACCGACGCCGAACAGGTGGAGCAGGCCTACAAGGAGATCGAGGAGAAGCAGGGTTCCGTCGAGGTGCTGGTGGCCAACGCCGGCATCACCAAGGACCAGCTCCTCATGCGGATGTCGGAGGAGGACTTCACGTCCGTCGTCGACACCAACCTCACCGGCACCTTCCGTGTGGTCAAGCGCGCCAACCGCGCCATGCTGCGCGCGAAGAAGGGCCGCGTGGTCCTCATCTCCTCCGTCGTGGGCCTCCTCGGCTCGGCAGGACAGGCCAACTACGCCGCCTCCAAGGCGGGACTGGTCGGGTTCGCCCGGTCGCTGGCCCGTGAGCTCGGCTCGCGGAACATCACTTTCAACGTCGTCGCACCCGGCTTCGTCGACACCGACATGACGCAGGTGCTCACCGAGGAGCAGCGCAAGGGCATCGTCGCCCAGGTGCCGCTCGGCCGTTACGCGCGGCCCGAGGAGGTCGCCTCGGCGGTCCGTTTCCTCGCCTCCGACGACGCGTCGTACATCACTGGAGCCGTCATCCCCGTTGACGGCGGATTGGGCATGGGTCACTGA